The following proteins come from a genomic window of Vicinamibacterales bacterium:
- a CDS encoding CUAEP/CCAEP-tail radical SAM protein has translation MPVLLISTYDLGHQPFGLASPAAWLRRAGFEVTCVDLSRDKLAADAVADAGLAAFYLPMHTATRLAIPVIARLRALNPALTIAAYGLYAPLNQALLREHGVSIVLGPESESDLVAAAIASLAPGTVASAFARTEHQGELRRDLAVAASGRGDGRLARLQFIQPDRSGLPALDRYASLQMPDGTRKVVGATDATRGCKHRCRHCPIVPVYDGQFRVVPVDVVLADVRAQVAQGAAHITFGDPDFFNGPAHARKLVEALHAEFASLTYDAIIKVEHLLQHRELLPLLARTGCLFVTSAVESVDDEVLAKLEKGHTRADFIAAAALCRDAGLTLVPTFVAFTPWTTIDGYVDLLDQVEELDLVHNVAPVQWGIRLLVTAQSRLLELPDVRELIGPFDRASLTFPWRHRDPRVDALQAGVMNLIGVQTNRPRHETMDRIRRLLASAHPSIPAPKHPSTLPRPRTDIPYMNEPWYC, from the coding sequence GTGCCGGTCCTGTTGATCTCCACCTACGACCTCGGCCACCAGCCGTTTGGCCTGGCCTCGCCGGCAGCGTGGTTGAGGCGGGCCGGGTTCGAGGTGACGTGCGTGGACCTGTCGCGCGACAAGCTCGCGGCCGACGCGGTCGCCGACGCCGGCCTCGCCGCGTTCTACCTGCCCATGCACACGGCCACGCGGCTGGCCATCCCGGTCATCGCGCGACTGCGCGCCCTGAATCCGGCGCTCACGATCGCCGCGTATGGCCTTTATGCTCCGCTGAACCAAGCGCTCTTGCGCGAGCATGGTGTGTCGATAGTGCTCGGTCCTGAGAGCGAAAGCGATCTGGTGGCGGCCGCCATCGCCTCGCTCGCACCCGGCACTGTGGCATCCGCCTTCGCTCGCACAGAACACCAGGGCGAGCTTCGGCGAGACCTCGCTGTAGCGGCCTCTGGCCGCGGCGACGGGCGCTTGGCACGTTTGCAGTTCATCCAGCCCGACCGGTCCGGCCTGCCGGCATTGGATCGCTACGCGAGCCTGCAGATGCCGGATGGCACGCGCAAGGTGGTGGGCGCGACCGACGCGACCCGCGGCTGCAAGCACCGGTGCCGGCATTGTCCGATTGTGCCTGTCTACGATGGCCAGTTTCGCGTCGTCCCGGTGGACGTCGTGCTCGCCGACGTGCGGGCGCAGGTGGCGCAGGGCGCGGCCCACATCACCTTCGGTGATCCGGACTTCTTCAACGGGCCCGCCCATGCCCGCAAGCTGGTCGAAGCGCTGCACGCCGAGTTTGCCTCGCTCACCTACGACGCCATCATCAAGGTGGAGCACCTGCTGCAGCATCGCGAGTTGTTGCCGCTGCTGGCGCGCACGGGATGCCTGTTCGTGACCAGCGCCGTCGAGTCGGTGGACGACGAGGTGCTGGCGAAGCTCGAGAAGGGCCACACGCGGGCCGACTTCATCGCGGCGGCGGCCCTCTGCCGCGATGCCGGGCTGACCCTGGTGCCGACGTTCGTCGCGTTCACACCCTGGACCACGATCGACGGCTATGTGGATCTGCTGGACCAGGTGGAAGAACTGGATCTGGTCCACAACGTGGCGCCGGTGCAGTGGGGCATCCGGCTGCTGGTCACCGCGCAATCGCGGCTGCTCGAGTTGCCGGATGTGCGCGAACTGATCGGACCGTTCGATCGGGCGTCGCTGACGTTCCCCTGGCGTCATCGCGACCCGCGCGTGGACGCGCTGCAGGCCGGCGTGATGAACCTCATTGGTGTGCAAACCAACCGCCCGCGTCATGAGACCATGGACCGGATTCGACGCTTGCTGGCATCTGCGCACCCGAGCATTCCGGCACCGAAGCACCCAAGCACTCTGCCACGTCCGCGGACCGACATCCCCTACATGAACGAGCCCTGGTACTGTTGA
- a CDS encoding ATP-grasp domain-containing protein, with amino-acid sequence MLATTTGYQTRMFSDAAAALGVEIVYATDRCDQLDDPWRDGAIPIRFHEEWRSVDTILKALESRPVSGVLVVGDRPIVLAAYLTRLLGLPGHPPDAAGVARDKRLLRARLKSGGFPVPEWFAVSSGLDPATVLSRVTFPAVVKPTVLSGSRGVIRADDELSFVTAFDRVRRLLASSDVRELRDPEGEVIQVESYIPGAEYALEGILEHGVFHTLAIFDKPDPLEGPFFEESVYVTPSRAGAGIERQIEDVVRRAAKVIGLHHGPVHAECRVNSRGVYVLEVAARPIGGLCARALRFTRPGATAIGLGQLLLRHAIGEPIGDWTREPDASAVMMIPIPRSGVFRGVTGVDEAKQVAGVDDVRVTAKPDQQLLALPEGASYLGFIFAHAATPQAAEQAVRAAHGCLRVTIDPLIELLPG; translated from the coding sequence TTGCTGGCGACGACCACCGGCTACCAGACGCGGATGTTCAGCGACGCGGCGGCGGCGCTCGGTGTGGAGATCGTCTACGCCACCGATCGCTGCGATCAACTGGATGACCCGTGGCGCGATGGCGCCATTCCGATTCGCTTTCACGAAGAGTGGCGGTCGGTAGACACCATCCTCAAGGCCCTTGAATCGCGGCCGGTGTCGGGCGTGCTGGTGGTGGGCGACCGCCCCATCGTGCTGGCGGCCTACCTCACGCGGCTGCTGGGACTGCCCGGCCATCCGCCCGACGCCGCGGGCGTGGCCCGCGACAAGCGGCTGCTGCGCGCGCGCCTCAAGAGCGGCGGTTTTCCGGTGCCGGAGTGGTTCGCGGTGTCGTCCGGCCTGGATCCCGCGACCGTGCTGTCTCGCGTCACCTTTCCCGCGGTGGTGAAACCGACGGTGTTATCGGGAAGCCGCGGCGTGATTCGCGCCGACGATGAGCTGAGCTTCGTGACGGCGTTTGACCGGGTGCGACGCCTGCTCGCCTCGAGCGACGTGCGCGAGCTGCGCGATCCCGAAGGCGAGGTGATCCAGGTCGAGTCGTACATCCCTGGCGCCGAATACGCGCTGGAGGGCATCTTGGAGCACGGCGTCTTTCATACGCTGGCGATTTTCGACAAGCCGGATCCCCTCGAGGGCCCGTTCTTCGAGGAATCGGTCTACGTCACGCCGTCGCGGGCCGGCGCCGGCATCGAGCGGCAGATCGAGGATGTCGTGAGGCGCGCCGCCAAGGTCATCGGCTTGCACCACGGTCCGGTCCATGCCGAGTGCCGGGTCAACAGTCGGGGGGTCTACGTGCTCGAAGTGGCGGCGCGGCCGATCGGCGGCCTCTGCGCGCGGGCGCTGCGATTCACGCGGCCCGGCGCGACGGCGATTGGCCTCGGGCAGTTGCTGCTGCGGCACGCCATCGGCGAGCCGATCGGCGACTGGACCCGCGAGCCGGATGCCTCGGCGGTGATGATGATCCCCATCCCGCGCAGCGGTGTCTTCCGCGGCGTGACCGGTGTGGACGAGGCGAAGCAGGTGGCCGGCGTGGATGACGTGCGGGTGACGGCGAAGCCGGACCAGCAATTGCTGGCGCTGCCGGAGGGGGCGAGCTACCTGGGCTTCATCTTCGCCCACGCGGCCACGCCCCAGGCCGCGGAGCAGGCCGTGCGGGCGGCGCACGGCTGCCTGCGCGTGACGATCGACCCGTTGATCGAACTGCTGCCGGGCTAG
- a CDS encoding oxidative damage protection protein: MSMCGGPTGPANEQAGNKSGRMVFCVKFQKELPGLDRVPWPGEVGQRIYENVSAQAWKLWEDRQKMILNEYRLMPWQKEGQELILKHMEDFFFGAGSALPPDFVPQQSK; this comes from the coding sequence ATGAGTATGTGTGGAGGTCCGACCGGCCCGGCCAACGAGCAGGCCGGCAACAAGTCCGGCCGCATGGTCTTCTGCGTGAAGTTTCAGAAGGAACTGCCCGGCCTCGACAGGGTGCCATGGCCCGGAGAAGTCGGCCAGCGCATCTACGAGAACGTGTCGGCCCAGGCCTGGAAGCTCTGGGAGGATCGCCAGAAGATGATCCTCAACGAATACCGCCTCATGCCCTGGCAGAAAGAGGGACAGGAGCTGATCCTCAAGCACATGGAGGATTTCTTCTTCGGCGCCGGCTCGGCGCTTCCGCCCGACTTCGTGCCCCAGCAAAGCAAGTAG
- a CDS encoding FkbM family methyltransferase, with protein MMSKSKLALVLGVALPLIATAGFYSPRGQAFTKYLAENRRCCQLPLSRAFAIALQETLGNQPYPSEIGQDKWVAGAMFPGVVNGVFLDVGSGHGQIGSNTRALEDLGWTGICVDPFPTAMEGRSCQMFKEVVSNEAGKTVLFHTHEGLGGIADTLGKWKDEAAKAPTVEMTTVTLAEVLARAKAPAFIHFLSLDIEGAELDALRGIPFDRYRFGAMAIEHNEEEPKRTDIIRFLEARGYRRVHTYKQDDFFAPVSPKG; from the coding sequence ATGATGTCCAAATCAAAGCTGGCGCTGGTGCTGGGGGTGGCTCTGCCGTTGATTGCGACCGCCGGCTTTTACAGCCCGCGGGGCCAGGCATTCACGAAGTACCTCGCCGAAAATCGGCGGTGCTGCCAGCTCCCGCTGAGCCGGGCGTTCGCGATCGCCCTTCAGGAGACGCTCGGCAACCAGCCGTACCCCTCGGAAATCGGGCAGGACAAGTGGGTGGCCGGAGCCATGTTCCCCGGCGTTGTCAACGGCGTGTTTCTCGACGTCGGGTCCGGTCACGGCCAGATCGGCTCGAACACCAGGGCGCTCGAGGATCTCGGGTGGACCGGCATTTGTGTGGATCCCTTCCCTACCGCCATGGAGGGACGCTCGTGCCAGATGTTCAAGGAAGTCGTCTCGAACGAGGCCGGCAAGACCGTGCTGTTTCATACCCATGAGGGGCTGGGCGGCATCGCCGACACGCTGGGCAAGTGGAAGGACGAGGCGGCAAAGGCCCCCACCGTGGAGATGACCACCGTGACGCTGGCCGAGGTGCTCGCGCGGGCGAAGGCTCCCGCCTTCATTCACTTCCTCAGCCTCGACATCGAAGGCGCGGAACTCGACGCGCTGCGCGGCATCCCCTTCGACCGCTACCGGTTTGGCGCGATGGCCATCGAACACAACGAAGAAGAACCGAAGCGGACCGACATCATCAGGTTCCTCGAGGCGCGGGGCTACCGGCGCGTCCACACCTACAAGCAGGATGACTTCTTCGCGCCGGTCTCGCCGAAGGGCTAA
- a CDS encoding KGG domain-containing protein, with translation MFEIRKARRGFASMSQEKQREIASKGGRAAHAKGTAHEWSADEARRAGRKGGQASRGGRGKLPSVE, from the coding sequence GTGTTTGAGATCCGAAAGGCACGCCGGGGTTTTGCCTCGATGTCACAAGAGAAGCAGCGCGAGATTGCCAGCAAGGGTGGCCGTGCCGCTCACGCCAAGGGCACGGCGCACGAATGGTCGGCCGATGAAGCGCGTCGGGCTGGACGCAAGGGCGGTCAGGCCAGCCGCGGTGGACGGGGCAAGTTGCCGTCGGTCGAGTAG
- a CDS encoding molybdopterin-dependent oxidoreductase — translation MAKPGAAPTESNVQTACPLDCPDACTLDVTLRAGRITKIDGSRDNHITNGYICAKVRGFHERVYGDDRLLYPAVRRGAKGSGQFKRVTWDDALDLIAAKVRGAREAGGAETILPLCYGGSNGFLTQDYADAILFRRLGTSRLLRTVCAAPTGAANLGLYGKMASVSYEDYPSAKLIIIWGVNPGVSGIHLMPFLKDARDQGAYVVVLDPRATTVARQADLHLAVRPGTDLPVALAIHRYLFEEGLADQAFLDQHTSGAADLREKASPWTFERAADVSGINAAQLRGLAERYAKTSPALVKCGWGLERNRNGGSAAAAVLALPSVAGKFGVRGGGFSMSNSASWDIDRTWLADAEPATRAVNMNKVGRILSEPEGTPVNLLFVYNCNPVATLPDQRRVIQGLEREDLFTVVFDQVMTDTAIYADVVLPATTFLEHYDFARGYGPITLQLGKPVIDAVGESRPNSDVFLDLSRRLELSVAGDPDDDLESMLAVLGHLPEKVGSDLRENWTARPPYDGRPVQFVDVFPKTPDRRVDLFPQILDRQAPMGLYGYQPDPATTEFPLALISPASERTISSTLGELPRPDVRLEMHPDDAEARGVGEGDTLRVWNALGEVRIKAHLTALLRPGTVAMPKGLWRRNTANGYTSNALVPDSLSDLGGGACFNDARVQVEKSETLKVKSRK, via the coding sequence ATGGCGAAACCCGGCGCGGCTCCGACGGAATCCAACGTTCAAACCGCGTGTCCACTTGATTGTCCGGACGCCTGCACGCTTGACGTGACGCTGCGCGCCGGCCGCATCACCAAGATCGACGGCTCGAGAGACAACCACATCACCAACGGCTACATCTGCGCCAAGGTCCGGGGCTTCCACGAGCGCGTCTACGGCGACGACCGGCTGCTCTACCCCGCCGTGCGCCGCGGCGCCAAGGGCTCGGGACAGTTCAAGCGCGTGACGTGGGACGATGCCCTGGATTTGATCGCCGCGAAGGTGCGCGGCGCCCGCGAGGCCGGCGGCGCCGAGACGATCCTGCCGCTGTGCTACGGCGGCTCCAACGGCTTCCTGACGCAGGACTACGCCGACGCCATCCTGTTCCGGCGGCTCGGCACCTCGCGGCTGCTCCGCACCGTCTGCGCGGCGCCGACCGGCGCCGCCAACCTGGGCCTGTACGGCAAGATGGCGTCGGTCAGCTACGAAGACTATCCGTCAGCCAAGCTGATCATCATCTGGGGCGTGAACCCCGGCGTGTCGGGCATCCACCTGATGCCGTTCCTCAAGGACGCCCGCGACCAGGGCGCCTACGTGGTGGTGCTGGATCCGCGCGCGACCACCGTCGCGCGCCAGGCGGACCTGCACCTGGCGGTGCGGCCCGGCACGGACCTGCCCGTGGCGCTGGCCATTCACCGGTATCTCTTCGAAGAAGGCCTCGCCGACCAGGCTTTCCTCGATCAGCACACCAGCGGCGCCGCCGATCTGCGCGAGAAGGCCAGTCCCTGGACCTTCGAACGCGCGGCCGACGTGAGCGGCATCAACGCCGCGCAACTCCGCGGCCTGGCCGAGCGCTACGCGAAGACGTCCCCGGCGCTGGTCAAGTGCGGTTGGGGACTCGAACGCAACCGCAACGGCGGCAGCGCGGCCGCGGCGGTCCTGGCCCTGCCTTCGGTCGCCGGCAAGTTCGGCGTGCGCGGCGGCGGGTTTTCGATGAGCAACTCCGCCTCGTGGGACATCGACCGCACCTGGCTGGCCGACGCCGAGCCGGCCACGCGCGCGGTCAACATGAACAAGGTCGGCCGCATTCTCTCCGAACCGGAAGGCACGCCGGTCAACCTGCTGTTCGTCTATAACTGCAACCCGGTGGCGACCCTGCCCGACCAGCGGCGCGTGATCCAGGGGCTCGAGCGCGAGGATCTGTTCACCGTGGTCTTCGACCAGGTGATGACCGACACGGCGATCTACGCCGATGTCGTGCTCCCCGCCACGACCTTTCTCGAACACTACGATTTCGCGCGCGGCTATGGCCCCATCACGCTGCAGCTGGGCAAACCCGTGATCGACGCGGTCGGCGAATCGCGTCCCAACAGCGACGTGTTCCTCGATCTGTCCCGCCGGCTGGAGTTGTCGGTTGCGGGCGACCCCGACGACGATCTCGAATCGATGCTGGCGGTGCTCGGCCACCTGCCGGAGAAGGTCGGGAGCGATCTACGGGAAAACTGGACGGCCAGGCCGCCATACGACGGCCGCCCGGTCCAGTTCGTTGACGTGTTCCCGAAAACCCCGGACCGCAGGGTCGATCTCTTTCCACAAATCCTCGACCGGCAGGCCCCGATGGGTCTGTATGGCTACCAACCGGACCCCGCCACGACGGAATTCCCGCTCGCGCTGATCTCGCCTGCGAGCGAGCGCACGATCAGCTCCACGCTCGGCGAGCTGCCGCGGCCCGACGTGCGCCTCGAGATGCACCCCGACGATGCGGAGGCGCGCGGCGTGGGGGAAGGTGACACGCTCCGCGTCTGGAACGCGCTCGGTGAAGTGCGCATCAAGGCGCACCTCACGGCCCTGCTGCGGCCGGGCACCGTGGCCATGCCCAAGGGCCTGTGGCGCCGCAACACGGCGAACGGTTACACGTCGAACGCGCTGGTGCCGGATTCGCTGTCGGATTTAGGGGGCGGCGCGTGCTTCAACGACGCCCGGGTGCAGGTCGAGAAAAGCGAAACGTTGAAAGTGAAGAGCAGGAAGTGA